A genomic region of Vitis vinifera cultivar Pinot Noir 40024 chromosome 7, ASM3070453v1 contains the following coding sequences:
- the LOC100232923 gene encoding GDSL esterase/lipase At4g28780, producing MSNTSVSIATLTVALVVAVLGTVAPHAEAARAFFIFGDSLVEQGNNNYLATTARADSPPYGIDYPTHQATGRFSNGLNIPDIISEQLGAESTLPYLSPQLTGQKLLVGANFASAGIGILNDTGIQFLNIIRISRQLEFFQQYQQRVSALIGEEQTQRLVNQALVLITLGGNDFVNNYFLPLSLRSRQMSLPDYSRYVISEYRKILMKLYELGARRVLVTGTGPLGCVPAELAMSRSNGQCAEEPQRAAAIFNPQLIEMAQGLNSELGSNIFITANAFEMHMDFITDPQLYGFVTSKVACCGQGPYNGLGFCTLASNLCPNRNIYAFWDPYHPTERANRLIVQQIMSGSSKYMNPMNLSTIMEMDSRT from the exons ATGTCTAATACTTCAGTTTCCATTGCTACCCTCACAGTTGCCCTAGTAGTGGCAGTATTGGGCACAGTTGCACCTCATGCTGAGGCTGCTCGTGCTTTCTTCATCTTTGGTGACTCACTTGTCGAACAAGGCAACAACAACTACTTAGCAACTACTGCACGTGCAGACTCCCCTCCGTATGGCATCGATTATCCAACTCACCAAGCCACTGGCCGCTTCAGCAATGGACTAAACATCCCTGATATTATCA GTGAACAACTTGGAGCTGAGTCCACATTGCCATACTTGAGTCCCCAGCTCACAGGACAAAAACTACTAGTTGGTGCCAACTTTGCTTCTGCAGGAATTGGGATCCTCAATGACACTGGAATTCAGTTT CTCAACATTATAAGAATCTCCAGGCAACTTGAGTTTTTCCAACAGTACCAGCAAAGGGTGAGTGCACTCATAGGAGAAGAGCAAACACAAAGGCTCGTAAACCAAGCACTTGTTCTCATCACTCTTGGCGGCAATGACTTTGTTAACAACTACTTCTTGCCACTCTCCCTTCGGTCACGCCAAATGTCCCTGCCAGATTACTCACGCTATGTCATATCAGAGTACAGAAAGATTCTAATG AAGCTATATGAGTTGGGAGCCCGGAGAGTCCTGGTTACTGGAACAGGACCACTGGGCTGTGTTCCAGCTGAGTTAGCCATGAGTCGCTCAAATGGACAATGTGCTGAGGAGCCCCAACGAGCTGCAGCAATATTCAACCCACAGCTCATTGAAATGGCTCAAGGTCTCAACAGTGAGCTAGGATCCAACATTTTCATTACTGCTAATGCATTTGAAATGCACATGGACTTCATCACCGATCCCCAACTTTACG GTTTTGTGACGTCCAAGGTCGCATGTTGCGGTCAAGGACCCTACAACGGGCTTGGGTTCTGCACCTTGGCATCTAACCTATGCCCAAACAGAAACATCTACGCATTTTGGGATCCATACCATCCAACGGAACGGGCAAACAGGCTCATCGTTCAACAGATTATGTCTGGGTCTAGCAAGTACATGAATCCCATGAACCTAAGCACCATCATGGAAATGGATTCCAGGACCTAA